The Topomyia yanbarensis strain Yona2022 unplaced genomic scaffold, ASM3024719v1 HiC_scaffold_100, whole genome shotgun sequence genome has a window encoding:
- the LOC131694584 gene encoding isoleucine--tRNA ligase, cytoplasmic-like: protein MNSVTTNDLHRLPETINFPAEEEKVLQYWRDEKVFETCLKQSKGKPRYTFYDGPPFATGLPHYGHILAGTVKDIVTRYAHQQGYHVERRFGWDCHGLPVEYEIDKTLNIRGPDDVAKMGIKAYNNECRKIVMRYATEWEEIVGRMGRWIDFKHDYKTLYPWYMESIWWVFKQLYAKGMVYQGVKVMPYSTACTTALSNFESGQNYKEVTDPAVFVSFPIVGDKDDAALVGWTTTPWTLPSNLSCCVNPELIYAKVKELKSGKVYIMMECRIESLLKGPENYEVLERFPGKELAGLKYEPLFDYFGKYEHVAFRVLVDGYVTEDSGTGVVHQAPYFGEDDYRVCLNNGVITRDQEIVCPVDPSGRFMDPVLDFKGQYVKDADKNIIKHLKEKGRLVHATQTKHNYPFCWRSDTPLIYKAVPSWFIRVEHMNKQLINCSSQTYWVPEYVKEKRFGNWLRDARDWAISRNRYWGTPIPLWISPDGQEIVCIGSIEELEKYSGVRVEDLHRESIDHIEIPSAVPGNPPLRRVPEVFDCWFESGSMPFAQNHYPFENAADFLSNSFPADFIAEGIDQTRGWFYTLLVISTALFNKPPFKNLNCTGLVLASDGQKMSKRKKNYPDPMEVVNKYGADALRLYLINSPVVRAENLRFKEEGVKDIIKDVFLPWFNAFRFLLQNIDRFEKEDKVVYRYDAVRHAENRSTNVMDVWITSFKESLLDFFAKEMKAYHLYTVVPRLTKFIDQLTNWYVRMNRKRIKGEFGVQDCYHALDTLYDVLLAMVKMMAPFTPYLTEFMFQRLRLLNKDTIEGSVHYQMMPTSNKSYINLPIERAVSRMQAVVELGRVMRDRRTVPIKYPLTEVIVIHQSTEYFEDIKSLESFILDELNVRKITFSSDKQKYGVKLRAEPDHKVLGIRLKNDFKQVILAVKALTDEQISEQLKVGHFTVLGHRIELEELRLMYQFDESQAGGQNYEAHSDNDVLVLLDMTPNEELMKEGVAREIINRIQKLKKKAKLIPTDPVLIYYTVSKDGDIKSVAESHQEFIVNTVKSPFVPYGPEAISKEVLIEESQELKGVQLNIVICSTKERPVPASPWINLVLDEKIVPRYQRTLSRAATVLLKNVKGEMLTLEQLHAEIHCLFGLNDQSYNILTPEGQPLATVDLKLNQKSLYITRGTVTPSGWKPTNVPCSVFRNVEVNGKQATVFEENPVGVKLCVEQVLKEMFPNAGLKVN, encoded by the exons ATGAACAGCGTTACGACGAACGACTTGCACCGACTGCCGGAGACAATTAACTTCCCTGCGGAGGAGGAAAAAGTGCTGCAGTACTGGAGAGACGAGAAGGTCTTTGAGACATGTCTGAAGCAATCCAAGGGAAAACCAAG GTATACTTTCTATGATGGACCGCCGTTCGCTACCGGTCTGCCCCATTACGGTCATATTCTGGCAGGCACGGTGAAGGACATCGTTACTCGGTATGCGCATCAGCAGGGTTACCATGTGGAACGACGTTTCGGTTGGGATTGTCACGGGCTGCCGGTTGAGTACGAGATCGATAAGACGCTAAACATCCGTGGTCCGGATGATGTCGCTAAGATGGGCATCAAGGCGTACAACAACGAGTGTCGCAAGATTGTTATGCGCTACGCAACGGAGTGGGAGGAAATTGTTGGTCGGATGGGACGGTGGATCGATTTCAAGCACGACTATAAGACGCTTTACCCGTGGTACATGGAATCCATCTGGTGGGTGTTCAAGCAGCTCTACGCGAAAGGAATGGTTTATCAGGGGGTTAAGGTGATGCCTTATTCAACGGCTTGTACGACTGCGTTGTCGAATTTTGAGTCCGGTCAGAACTACAAGGAGGTTACGGATCCGGCGGTCTTTGTGTCGTTTCCTATTGTGGGCGATAAAGACGAT GCTGCCCTAGTTGGTTGGACCACCACCCCGTGGACGTTACCGTCTAACTTGTCCTGCTGTGTTAACCCGGAGTTGATTTATGCTAAAGTTAAAGAACTTAAGAGTGGAAAAGTTTACATAATGATGGAGTGTCGCATAGAATCACTTCTTAAAGGTCCAGAAAATTATGAAGTGCTTGAGCGTTTCCCCGGCAAAGAGCTGGCAGGGTTGAAATATGAGCCGTTGTTCGATTATTTCGGGAAGTATGAGCATGTGGCATTTCGAGTTCTAGTGGACGGTTATGTTACGGAAGATTCCGGAACTGGAGTGGTACACCAAGCGCCGTACTTTGGCGAGGATGATTATCGCGTTTGTTTAAACAACGGTGTCATTACTCGGGATCAGGAAATCGTTTGCCCAGTTGATCCGAGCGGTAGGTTTATGGATCCAGTTTTGGATTTTAAAGGTCAGTATGTAAAGGATGCGGATAAGAATATTATAAAGCACTTGAAAGAGAAAGGACGATTGGTTCATGCGACGCAAACCAAGCATAACTACCCATTCTGTTGGCGATCGGATACCCCGTTGATTTACAAAGCTGTTCCTTCGTGGTTCATTCGAGTGGAACACATGAACAAACAGTTGATAAACTGTAGCTCGCAGACCTACTGGGTACCGGAGTATGTGAAGGAGAAGCGTTTCGGAAATTGGCTACGCGATGCTCGTGATTGGGCTATCAGTCGTAATCGTTACTGGGGTACACCAATTCCGCTGTGGATTTCACCAGATGGACAAGAAATAGTTTGCATTGGAAGCATCGAAGAATTGGAAAAGTACTCTGGTGTGAGAGTGGAAGATTTGCATAGGGAGAGCATTGATCACATCGAGATTCCGTCAGCCGTTCCAGGAAACCCACCGCTTAGACGAGTGCCTGAGGTGTTTGACTGTTGGTTCGAGTCCGGTTCAATGCCTTTCGCTCAGAACCATTATCCGTTTGAGAATGCTGCCGATTTTCTCAGCAACAGTTTTCCCGCCGATTTCATTGCAGAAGGAATAGATCAAACGCGCGGTTGGTTCTACACTTTGCTGGTCATTTCGACGGCGCTGTTCAATAAACCACCGTTTAAGAATTTGAACTGCACTGGGTTGGTGCTGGCATCCGACGGGCAGAAGATGAGCAAACGTAAGAAGAATTATCCGGATCCGATGGAGGTGGTCAACAAGTATGGAGCGGATGCGCTTCGACTGTATCTCATTAATTCGCCGGTGGTGCGGGCTGAAAATTTGCG ATTTAAGGAAGAAGGCGTCAAGGACATCATCAAAGACGTTTTTCTGCCGTGGTTTAACGCGTTTCGGTTCCTGCTGCAGAATATCGATCGCTTCGAGAAGGAAGACAAAGTGGTTTACCGTTACGATGCGGTTCGTCATGCCGAAAATCGTTCGACGAACGTTATGGACGTTTGGATTACGTCGTTCAAGGAGTCGCTTTTGGACTTTTTCGCTAAGGAAATGAAAGCCTACCATTTGTACACGGTCGTTCCCCGACTGACCAAGTTCATTGATCAGCTGACTAACTGGTACGTACGGATGAACAGGAAGCGTATCAAGGGAGAATTTGGTGTGCAGGATTGCTACCACGCATTGGACACGCTGTATGATGTACTGCTCGCTATGGTTAAAATGATGGCTCCGTTTACTCCGTATCTAACGGAATTCATGTTCCAAAGGTTGAGGCTTCTGAACAAGGATACCATTGAAGGTAGTGTGCACTATCAAATGATGCCGACGTCGAATAAGAGCTACATCAACCTTCCGATTGAGCGAGCTGTTTCCAGAATGCAAGCCGTTGTTGAGTTGGGTCGTGTCATGCGTGACAGAAGAACCGTCCCGATTAAGTATCCACTGACAGAGGTCATTGTGATTCACCAGAGCACGGAATATTTTGAGGATATCAAATCATTGGAAAGCTTTATCTTGGATGAGCTGAACGTGCGAAAAATTACCTTCAGCTCCGATAAGCAAAAGTATGGTGTTAAGCTGCGGGCAGAGCCGGACCACAAAGTATTAGGTATACGATTGAAGAACGATTTCAAACAAGTCATTCTGGCGGTAAAGGCATTGACGGATGAGCAAATCTCGGAACAACTAAAAGTAGGACATTTTACCGTACTAGGACATCGCATCGAACTGGAGGAACTAAGGTTGATGTACCAGTTTGACGAATCCCAAGCTGGAGGTCAGAACTATGAAGCTCACAGCGATAATGACGTTCTGGTTCTGCTAGACATGACGCCCAACGAGGAACTAATGAAGGAGGGAGTCGCTCGTGAAATAATTAACCGCATTCAGAAGCTCAAAAAGAAGGCCAAACTTATCCCAACCGATCCGGTTCTAATTTATTACACTGTTAGCAAAGATGGCGATATCAAAAGTGTCGCAGAGAGCCACCAGGAGTTCATCGTCAATACGGTTAAGTCCCCGTTTGTGCCCTATGGGCCGGAAGCTATTTCGAAAGAAGTTTTAATTGAAGAATCGCAAGAGCTGAAAGGTGTGCAACTGAATATCGTAATTTGCTCGACTAAGGAACGTCCGGTTCCAGCAAGTCCGTGGATAAATTTGGTTCTCGATGAAAAGATTGTACCTCGCTATCAACGGACACTATCGCGAGCGGCTACCGttctgctgaaaaatgtcaaggGCGAAATGCTAACGCTTGAGCAATTGCACGCCGAGATTCATTGCTTGTTTGGATTGAACGATCAGAGTTACAACATACTGACACCGGAAGGGCAGCCATTGGCGACTGTGGAtctcaaattgaatcagaaatCTTTGTATATTACCCGCGGGACGGTGACGCCTTCGGGTTGGAAACCGACAAATGTGCCATGCAGCGTCTTTCGTAATGTGGAAGTCAATGGCAAGCAAGCGACCGTGTTTGAGGAGAACCCCGTTGGAGTGAAGCTCTGTGTGGAACAAGTTCTAAAAGAGATGTTTCCCAATGCTGGGTTGAAGGTGAATTAG